From Streptomyces asiaticus, one genomic window encodes:
- a CDS encoding shikimate dehydrogenase, with translation MSENRRAAVLGSPIAHSLSPVLHRAAYRELGLTGWTYDRFEVDETGLPDFFKHLGEDAGPAWAGLSLTMPLKRAVIPLLDEISDTAASVEAVNTVVFGDDGRRRGDNTDIPGMLAALRERGVGRVERAAVLGAGATASSALAALSRICDGEVTAYVRSEARAAEMRQWGERLGVVVRTADWGDAAEALGAPLVIATTPAGTADALAAAVPDRPGALFDVLYEPWPTPLAAAWAARGGSVVGGLDLLVHQAVLQVEQMTGRAPAPLAAMREALTAR, from the coding sequence ATGTCGGAAAACCGCAGGGCAGCGGTGCTCGGTTCGCCGATCGCCCATTCCCTGTCACCGGTGCTGCACCGCGCCGCCTACCGCGAACTGGGCCTGACCGGCTGGACGTACGACCGCTTCGAGGTGGACGAGACCGGGCTGCCGGACTTCTTCAAGCACCTCGGCGAGGACGCGGGACCGGCCTGGGCCGGGCTGTCCCTGACCATGCCGCTCAAGCGCGCCGTCATCCCGCTGCTGGACGAGATCAGCGACACCGCGGCCTCGGTGGAGGCCGTCAACACGGTCGTCTTCGGCGACGACGGCCGCAGGCGCGGGGACAACACCGACATCCCCGGCATGCTGGCGGCGCTGCGGGAGCGCGGCGTCGGGCGCGTGGAGCGCGCCGCCGTGCTGGGCGCCGGCGCCACGGCCTCCTCCGCGCTGGCCGCGCTCTCCCGGATCTGCGACGGCGAGGTCACCGCGTACGTCCGCAGCGAGGCCCGCGCCGCCGAGATGCGGCAGTGGGGCGAGCGGCTGGGCGTCGTGGTGCGCACCGCGGACTGGGGCGACGCGGCCGAGGCGCTCGGCGCGCCGCTGGTGATCGCCACCACCCCCGCGGGCACCGCCGACGCGCTCGCCGCGGCCGTACCGGACCGCCCCGGCGCGCTCTTCGACGTCCTCTACGAGCCCTGGCCCACCCCGCTGGCCGCCGCCTGGGCGGCGCGCGGCGGCTCGGTGGTCGGCGGCCTGGACCTCCTGGTGCACCAGGCGGTGCTCCAGGTCGAGCAGATGACGGGCCGCGCCCCGGCGCCGCTGGCCGCGATGCGCGAGGCGCTGACGGCCCGCTGA
- the nusB gene encoding transcription antitermination factor NusB, whose translation MAARNKARKRAFQILFEADQRGSTVQTVLADWIRLARTDDRQPPVSEYTMQLVEGYAQHIGRIDELIATYAVGWTLDRMPVVDRNILRLGAYELVWEDATPDAVVIDEAVQLAKEFSTDDSPAFVNGLLGRIKELKPSLRREQEPREHQG comes from the coding sequence GTGGCTGCCCGCAACAAGGCCCGTAAGCGCGCCTTCCAGATCCTCTTCGAGGCCGATCAGCGCGGCAGCACCGTGCAGACCGTGCTCGCGGACTGGATCCGGCTCGCCCGGACCGACGACCGGCAGCCGCCGGTCAGCGAATACACGATGCAGCTCGTCGAGGGCTATGCCCAGCACATCGGCCGGATCGACGAGCTGATCGCCACCTACGCGGTGGGCTGGACGCTGGACCGGATGCCGGTCGTCGACCGGAACATCCTGCGGCTGGGCGCCTATGAGCTGGTGTGGGAGGACGCGACCCCGGACGCGGTGGTGATCGACGAGGCGGTGCAGCTCGCCAAGGAGTTCTCCACCGATGACTCGCCGGCCTTTGTCAACGGCCTGCTGGGCCGCATCAAGGAGCTGAAGCCGAGTCTGCGTCGTGAGCAGGAGCCCCGGGAGCACCAGGGATAG
- the efp gene encoding elongation factor P — protein MASTNDLKNGMVLKLDGGQLWSVVEFQHVKPGKGPAFVRTKLKNVLSGKVVDKTFNAGVKVETANVDKRGMQFSYKDGESFVFMDMDTFDQIYITPEVVGDNARYLLEGFEAVVAMYEGNPLYVELPAAVELVIEYTEPGVQGDRSTGGTKPAKLETGYEIGVPLFITTGEKIKVDTRSGEYLGRVNN, from the coding sequence GTGGCATCCACGAACGACCTCAAGAACGGCATGGTGCTCAAGCTCGACGGCGGCCAGCTGTGGTCCGTCGTCGAGTTCCAGCACGTCAAGCCCGGCAAGGGCCCCGCTTTCGTGCGCACCAAGCTCAAGAACGTGCTGTCCGGCAAGGTGGTCGACAAGACCTTCAACGCCGGTGTGAAGGTCGAGACGGCCAATGTCGACAAGCGCGGCATGCAGTTCTCGTACAAGGACGGCGAGAGCTTTGTGTTCATGGACATGGACACCTTCGACCAGATCTACATCACCCCCGAGGTCGTCGGCGACAACGCCCGCTACCTGCTCGAGGGGTTCGAGGCCGTCGTGGCGATGTACGAGGGCAACCCGCTGTACGTCGAGCTGCCCGCCGCCGTCGAGCTGGTGATCGAGTACACCGAGCCGGGTGTCCAGGGCGACCGCTCCACCGGTGGCACCAAGCCCGCCAAGCTGGAGACCGGCTACGAGATCGGTGTGCCGCTGTTCATCACCACCGGTGAGAAGATCAAGGTCGACACCCGCTCCGGTGAGTACCTCGGTCGGGTGAACAACTAA
- the ruvX gene encoding Holliday junction resolvase RuvX, whose product MRRGRRIAIDVGDARIGVASCDPDGILATPVETVPGRDIPAAHKRLVAIVEEYEPIEVVVGLPRSLNGREGPAAAKVRTFARELARRVNPVPVRLVDERMTTVTASQGLRASGVTSKKGRSVVDQAAAVVILQSALETERVSGRAPGEAVEVVI is encoded by the coding sequence GTGCGACGCGGCAGGCGGATCGCCATCGATGTCGGGGACGCCCGGATCGGGGTCGCCTCGTGCGACCCCGACGGGATCCTCGCCACCCCCGTGGAGACCGTGCCGGGACGCGACATCCCGGCCGCCCACAAGCGGCTCGTGGCGATCGTCGAGGAGTACGAACCGATCGAGGTGGTGGTCGGCCTGCCGCGCTCGCTCAACGGGCGCGAGGGGCCGGCCGCGGCCAAAGTGCGCACCTTCGCGCGCGAGTTGGCACGGCGGGTCAACCCGGTGCCGGTGCGGCTCGTCGACGAGCGTATGACCACTGTCACAGCGTCCCAGGGGCTGCGCGCCTCCGGGGTGACGTCCAAGAAGGGCCGTTCCGTCGTTGACCAGGCGGCGGCCGTGGTGATCCTTCAGAGCGCGCTGGAGACCGAGCGGGTCTCGGGGAGGGCCCCGGGGGAAGCCGTCGAAGTGGTCATCTGA
- the aroB gene encoding 3-dehydroquinate synthase: MAETPTRVQVGGTAGTAPYEVLIGRQLLGELPGLLGTAAKRVAVLHPEALAETGEAIRQDLAEQGYDAIAIQLPNAEEAKTAEVAAYCWKALGQTGFTRTDVIVGVGGGATTDLAGFVAATWLRGVRWIAVPTTVLGMVDAAVGGKTGINTAEGKNLVGAFHPPAGVLCDLAALDSLPVNDYVSGLAEVIKAGFIADPEILELIERDPVAARTPAGPHTAELIERSIRVKAEVVSSDLKESGLREILNYGHTLAHAIEKNERYNWRHGAAVSVGMVFAAELGRLAGRLDDATADRHRTVLEAVGLPLTYRGDQWLKLLETMKVDKKSRGDLLRFIVLDGIAKPTVLEGPDPAVLLAAYAEVSG, encoded by the coding sequence GTGGCCGAGACCCCCACGCGCGTCCAGGTCGGAGGCACCGCGGGCACCGCGCCGTACGAGGTGCTGATCGGCCGGCAGCTGCTCGGCGAGCTCCCCGGGCTGCTCGGCACGGCCGCCAAGCGCGTCGCCGTTCTGCACCCCGAGGCGCTGGCCGAGACCGGTGAGGCGATCCGCCAGGACCTCGCCGAGCAGGGGTACGACGCCATCGCGATCCAGCTGCCCAACGCGGAGGAGGCCAAGACCGCCGAGGTCGCCGCGTACTGCTGGAAGGCGCTCGGGCAGACCGGCTTCACCCGCACCGATGTGATCGTCGGTGTCGGCGGCGGCGCGACCACCGACCTCGCCGGATTCGTGGCCGCCACCTGGCTGCGCGGAGTGCGCTGGATCGCCGTCCCCACGACCGTGCTCGGCATGGTCGACGCCGCCGTCGGCGGCAAGACCGGGATCAACACGGCCGAGGGGAAGAACCTCGTCGGCGCCTTCCACCCCCCGGCCGGGGTGCTGTGCGATCTGGCCGCGCTGGACTCGCTGCCGGTCAACGACTACGTCAGCGGGCTCGCCGAGGTCATCAAGGCGGGCTTCATCGCCGACCCGGAGATCCTGGAGCTCATCGAGCGGGACCCGGTCGCCGCCCGTACGCCCGCCGGCCCGCACACCGCCGAGCTCATCGAGCGCTCCATCCGGGTCAAGGCCGAGGTCGTCTCCAGCGACCTCAAGGAGTCCGGGCTGCGGGAGATCCTCAACTACGGACACACGCTCGCCCACGCCATCGAGAAGAACGAGCGCTACAACTGGCGCCATGGCGCGGCCGTCTCCGTGGGCATGGTCTTCGCCGCCGAGCTGGGCCGGCTGGCGGGCCGTCTGGACGACGCCACGGCCGACCGGCACCGCACCGTCCTGGAGGCCGTGGGCCTGCCGCTCACCTACCGCGGCGACCAGTGGCTCAAGCTGCTGGAGACCATGAAGGTCGACAAGAAGTCCCGCGGTGACCTGCTGCGTTTCATCGTCCTGGACGGTATCGCCAAGCCCACCGTGCTGGAGGGCCCGGACCCGGCGGTGCTGCTCGCGGCGTACGCCGAGGTCTCCGGCTGA
- the mltG gene encoding endolytic transglycosylase MltG, which produces MTEYGRGPGSQPWHPEDPLYGDREWSGHHAAAGQDPYAQDRYAQDPYAQQDTYAQDPYAPDAYGQDPYGQGGYGQGPYGQDPYGHQQYPHGYPQDPQQQHQQPQWDGQDAGYPHQRHPQEYPGQGGPYPGQDGSYGGMDPQDPYGGQGASYPGQDPYQGQQGTQQMPTVPAEHQVPRQRQAPEEPPLQADEEDDHPFFNDGGGRGDAEDADDDGEDGERSGEKGKPKKRRSGVACLFVTVVLVGVVGGGGYYAYDFWQTRFGPAPDYSGQGTGRIEVEVPSGSGNAEIGSILADKGVVKSSGAFVDAVEDSGKFVQPGTYTLRKEMSGAAAVKLMLDPSSSNALIVTEGMRDATIYAAIDKKIGLKAGTTAGVAKKEAKNLGLPSWADDNSKIKDPLEGFLYPSRYSVGEGAKPADVLRKMVAEANRNYSGLDLEGKAKELGLKSPLQLISVASLVQAEGVTHDDFRKMAEVVYNRLKPANPETNGKVEFDSSYNYIKNQSKLDIPISEIKGYDNPYNTYFYKGLPPGPIGNPGADALKASMNPTSDGWYYFVAVDGKSHFSRTYTEHLKWVDKFNKQRKNNG; this is translated from the coding sequence ATGACTGAGTACGGCCGGGGACCCGGCTCCCAACCGTGGCACCCCGAGGATCCGCTGTACGGGGACCGAGAGTGGAGCGGCCACCACGCGGCGGCCGGCCAGGATCCCTACGCACAGGACCGGTACGCGCAGGACCCCTACGCCCAGCAGGACACCTACGCACAGGATCCGTACGCACCGGACGCCTACGGCCAGGATCCCTACGGTCAGGGTGGCTACGGCCAGGGCCCGTACGGCCAGGACCCCTACGGACACCAGCAGTATCCGCACGGCTATCCGCAGGACCCCCAGCAGCAGCATCAGCAGCCCCAGTGGGACGGCCAGGACGCCGGTTACCCGCATCAGCGCCACCCGCAGGAGTACCCCGGCCAGGGCGGCCCCTACCCGGGCCAGGACGGCTCGTACGGCGGGATGGACCCGCAGGACCCTTATGGCGGCCAGGGCGCTTCCTACCCGGGCCAGGACCCCTACCAGGGACAACAGGGCACCCAGCAGATGCCCACGGTGCCCGCGGAGCACCAGGTGCCGCGCCAGCGCCAGGCCCCCGAGGAGCCGCCCCTCCAGGCGGACGAAGAGGACGACCATCCGTTCTTCAACGACGGCGGCGGCCGGGGCGACGCCGAGGATGCGGACGACGACGGCGAGGACGGCGAGCGCTCCGGCGAGAAGGGCAAGCCCAAGAAGCGCCGCAGCGGCGTGGCCTGCCTCTTCGTGACCGTCGTCCTGGTGGGTGTGGTCGGCGGAGGCGGCTACTACGCCTACGACTTCTGGCAGACCCGCTTCGGCCCCGCGCCCGACTACTCCGGCCAGGGCACCGGCCGGATCGAGGTGGAGGTTCCGTCCGGCTCCGGCAACGCCGAGATCGGTTCGATCCTCGCCGACAAGGGCGTGGTCAAGAGCAGCGGCGCCTTCGTCGACGCCGTGGAGGACAGCGGCAAGTTCGTCCAGCCGGGCACCTACACCCTGCGCAAGGAGATGTCCGGCGCGGCGGCGGTCAAGCTGATGCTCGACCCCAGCAGCAGCAACGCCCTGATCGTCACCGAGGGCATGCGCGACGCCACGATCTACGCGGCGATCGACAAGAAGATCGGCCTCAAGGCGGGGACCACCGCGGGCGTCGCCAAGAAGGAGGCCAAGAACCTCGGGCTGCCCTCCTGGGCCGACGACAACAGCAAGATCAAGGATCCGCTGGAAGGCTTCCTGTACCCGTCCCGCTACAGCGTGGGCGAGGGCGCCAAACCCGCGGACGTACTGCGGAAGATGGTCGCCGAGGCCAATCGGAACTACTCCGGCCTGGATCTGGAGGGCAAGGCCAAGGAATTGGGCCTGAAGTCCCCGCTCCAGCTCATCAGCGTGGCCAGCCTGGTCCAGGCGGAGGGCGTCACCCATGACGACTTCCGGAAGATGGCCGAGGTCGTCTACAACCGGCTGAAGCCCGCGAACCCGGAGACCAACGGCAAGGTGGAGTTCGACTCCTCGTACAACTACATCAAGAATCAGAGCAAGCTGGACATCCCGATCAGTGAGATCAAGGGATACGACAACCCGTACAACACCTACTTCTACAAGGGGCTCCCGCCGGGTCCGATCGGCAATCCGGGTGCGGACGCGTTGAAGGCGTCCATGAACCCGACCTCCGACGGGTGGTACTACTTTGTCGCGGTCGACGGCAAGAGCCACTTCTCTAGGACCTACACGGAGCATCTCAAGTGGGTCGACAAGTTCAATAAGCAGCGCAAGAACAATGGCTGA
- a CDS encoding aminopeptidase P family protein — protein MSEVYAARRARLHDQCTAAGSAAALVSRPANVRYLCGAVPPGAVLLLGPVQDVLVATEVPSAPPLSAGPPRSDEPRLLVVPGADGDPAVAAADLAAADGAESLAVEEHDLTVARHRALGAAAPRVRLADLGRAVEQLRLIKDDEEISCMRIAGELADQALGELLESILVGRTERHLALELERRLVDHGADGPAFPTVVAAGPNAGRPAHLPTDRRVEEGDFLTISLGADYRGYRCQVGRTFVIGPSPADWQVELYDAVFAAQRAGREALLPGRAYRDVDRVTRQVLTAAGFGDGLEPCTGHGVGLEIDEDPRLTPSAMGKLDACVPVTVEPGVHLPGRGGVRIDDTLVVRPEADGGPELLTITTKELLAL, from the coding sequence ATGTCCGAGGTGTACGCGGCCCGACGTGCCCGTCTGCACGATCAGTGCACCGCGGCCGGGAGCGCGGCGGCGCTGGTGTCCCGGCCCGCCAATGTGCGCTATCTGTGCGGCGCCGTGCCGCCCGGGGCCGTGCTGCTGCTCGGACCCGTCCAGGATGTGCTGGTGGCCACCGAGGTCCCGTCCGCGCCCCCGCTCTCCGCGGGGCCACCGCGTTCCGACGAGCCGCGGCTGCTGGTGGTGCCCGGCGCGGACGGCGATCCGGCCGTGGCCGCCGCCGATCTGGCCGCGGCGGACGGCGCCGAGTCGCTGGCCGTCGAGGAGCACGATCTGACCGTCGCCCGCCATCGGGCGCTCGGCGCCGCCGCCCCCCGCGTCCGCCTCGCCGATCTGGGCCGCGCCGTCGAGCAGTTGCGGCTCATCAAGGACGACGAGGAGATCTCCTGTATGCGGATCGCCGGGGAGCTCGCCGACCAGGCGCTCGGCGAGCTGCTGGAGTCGATCCTGGTGGGCCGCACCGAGCGGCATCTGGCGCTGGAGCTGGAGCGCCGGCTGGTCGACCACGGCGCGGACGGCCCGGCCTTCCCCACCGTGGTCGCGGCGGGGCCCAACGCCGGGCGTCCCGCCCATCTGCCCACCGACCGGAGGGTCGAGGAGGGCGATTTCCTCACCATCTCCCTCGGCGCCGACTACCGCGGCTACCGCTGCCAGGTGGGCCGCACCTTCGTCATCGGGCCCTCGCCCGCGGACTGGCAGGTCGAGTTGTACGATGCCGTCTTCGCCGCTCAGCGGGCCGGGCGGGAGGCGCTGTTGCCGGGCCGGGCGTACCGGGACGTGGACCGGGTGACCCGTCAGGTGCTGACCGCCGCGGGCTTCGGAGACGGGCTGGAACCGTGCACCGGACACGGTGTGGGCCTGGAAATCGACGAGGACCCTCGGCTCACACCGTCCGCCATGGGTAAACTGGACGCTTGTGTGCCGGTCACCGTCGAGCCGGGGGTCCACCTCCCGGGCCGGGGCGGTGTCCGGATCGATGACACGCTCGTCGTCCGCCCCGAGGCGGACGGCGGACCCGAGCTACTCACCATCACGACCAAAGAGCTGCTCGCGCTCTAG
- a CDS encoding shikimate kinase: protein MGVGKTTVGQVLAERLGTTFRDTDTDIVATAGKEISEIFIDEGEPHFRELERQAVRAAVAGHRGVLALGGGAVLDEGTRALLAGLPVVFLEMGVAEAVKRTGLDAPRPLLAVNPRQRWRELMEQRRPLYTEVARAVVSTEDRTPEAVAEAVLDVLELKNA, encoded by the coding sequence ATGGGGGTCGGTAAGACCACCGTCGGGCAGGTGCTCGCGGAGCGGCTCGGCACCACCTTCCGCGACACCGACACCGACATCGTCGCGACGGCGGGCAAGGAGATCTCGGAGATCTTCATCGACGAGGGCGAGCCGCACTTCCGCGAGCTGGAGCGGCAGGCGGTGCGGGCCGCCGTCGCCGGGCACCGGGGCGTGCTCGCGCTGGGCGGCGGCGCCGTCCTCGACGAGGGCACCCGGGCGCTGCTCGCGGGCCTCCCCGTCGTCTTCCTGGAGATGGGCGTCGCCGAGGCCGTCAAGCGCACCGGCCTTGACGCCCCGCGCCCGCTGCTCGCGGTCAATCCGCGCCAGCGCTGGCGCGAGTTGATGGAGCAGCGCCGCCCGCTGTACACCGAGGTCGCCCGCGCCGTGGTGTCGACCGAGGACCGCACCCCCGAGGCCGTCGCCGAGGCCGTCCTGGACGTACTGGAGCTGAAGAACGCATGA
- the aroC gene encoding chorismate synthase, producing MSRLRWLTAGESHGPALVATLEGLPAGVPITTDMVADALARRRLGYGRGARMKFERDEVTFIGGVRHGLTLGSPVAIMVGNTEWPKWEQVMAADPVDAEILEGVARNAPLTRPRPGHADLAGMQKYGFDEARPILERASARETAARVALGTVARSYLKETAGIEIVSHVVELAAAKAPYGVLPKPSDVERLDADPVRCLDADASKAMVAEIDQAHKDGDTLGGVVEVLAYGVPVGLGSHVHWDRRLDARLAAALMGIQAIKGVEVGDGFDLARVPGSKAHDEIVSTDEGIRRSTGRSGGTEGGLSTGELLRVRAAMKPIATVPRALATVDVTTGEATKAHHQRSDVCAVPAAGIVAEAMVALVLADAVAEKFGGDSVPETRRNVKGFLENLAIR from the coding sequence TTGAGCAGGTTGCGCTGGCTGACCGCGGGGGAGTCGCACGGCCCCGCACTCGTGGCGACGCTGGAGGGGCTGCCCGCCGGGGTGCCGATCACCACCGACATGGTGGCGGACGCCCTGGCCCGACGGCGGCTCGGCTATGGCCGCGGTGCCCGGATGAAGTTCGAGCGCGACGAGGTCACCTTCATCGGCGGCGTACGTCACGGGCTGACCCTCGGCTCCCCGGTCGCGATCATGGTCGGCAACACGGAGTGGCCCAAGTGGGAGCAGGTCATGGCCGCCGACCCGGTGGACGCCGAGATCCTCGAGGGCGTCGCCCGTAACGCCCCGCTCACCCGCCCCCGCCCCGGCCACGCCGACCTGGCCGGGATGCAGAAGTACGGCTTCGACGAGGCCCGGCCGATCCTGGAGCGCGCCAGCGCCCGCGAGACCGCCGCCCGGGTGGCGCTGGGCACCGTCGCCCGCTCCTACCTCAAGGAGACGGCCGGCATCGAGATCGTCTCGCACGTCGTGGAGCTGGCCGCCGCGAAGGCGCCGTACGGCGTCCTCCCCAAGCCCTCCGACGTCGAGAGGCTGGACGCCGACCCGGTGCGCTGCCTGGACGCCGACGCGAGCAAGGCGATGGTGGCCGAGATCGACCAGGCCCACAAGGACGGCGACACGCTCGGCGGTGTCGTCGAGGTGCTCGCGTACGGCGTACCGGTGGGCCTCGGCTCGCATGTGCACTGGGACCGCCGGCTCGACGCACGGCTGGCCGCCGCGCTGATGGGCATCCAGGCCATCAAGGGCGTCGAGGTCGGCGACGGCTTCGACCTGGCGCGGGTGCCCGGCTCCAAGGCCCATGACGAGATCGTCTCCACGGACGAGGGCATCCGGCGCTCCACGGGCCGCTCGGGCGGCACCGAGGGCGGGCTGAGCACCGGCGAGCTGCTGCGCGTCCGGGCCGCGATGAAGCCGATCGCGACCGTGCCGCGGGCGCTGGCCACGGTCGATGTGACCACCGGCGAGGCCACCAAGGCCCACCACCAGCGCTCCGACGTGTGCGCCGTCCCGGCCGCCGGGATCGTCGCCGAGGCGATGGTCGCGCTGGTGCTGGCGGACGCGGTCGCGGAGAAGTTCGGCGGCGACTCGGTTCCCGAGACCCGCCGCAATGTGAAGGGCTTCCTCGAGAACCTGGCCATCCGGTGA
- a CDS encoding Pro-rich N-terminal domain-containing protein — MQHAGAPLPPPHRPGPVPGPQGAGWAQGANANHHPGPHPNPPAPPVPPVAGHPVPPAQHPVSPPPAPPAPPGAPLETVNTTGHVQLPPGGPVPLPHPPSDPSLADVSQAAVAVLLIGPAGAGKTTVARYWADRRRVPTAHISLDDVREWVRSGFANPQSGWNEHSEAQYRLARRTCGFAARNFLANGISCILDDAVFPDRPVVGLGGWKRHVGPGLLPVVVLPGLEIVLERNAARSGNRRLSDEEVARIHGRMAGWYGSGLPIIDNSTYDVETTARMLDEVVTRSIASPPSW; from the coding sequence ATGCAGCATGCGGGAGCTCCGCTGCCACCGCCCCACCGGCCGGGGCCGGTTCCCGGGCCGCAGGGCGCGGGATGGGCGCAGGGCGCGAATGCGAACCATCACCCGGGACCTCACCCCAACCCCCCCGCCCCGCCCGTGCCTCCCGTGGCCGGGCACCCGGTACCGCCCGCGCAGCATCCGGTGTCCCCTCCGCCGGCCCCGCCCGCGCCTCCCGGGGCGCCGCTGGAGACGGTGAACACCACCGGCCATGTCCAGCTGCCGCCCGGCGGTCCGGTGCCGCTGCCGCATCCCCCGTCGGACCCGTCGCTCGCCGATGTCTCGCAGGCGGCGGTGGCGGTGCTGCTGATCGGACCGGCCGGGGCGGGCAAGACCACGGTCGCGCGTTACTGGGCCGACCGCCGCCGGGTGCCGACCGCGCACATCAGCCTGGACGATGTGCGGGAGTGGGTCCGGTCCGGCTTCGCCAACCCCCAGTCGGGGTGGAACGAGCACTCCGAGGCGCAGTACCGTCTCGCCCGCCGCACCTGCGGCTTCGCCGCCCGTAACTTCCTGGCCAACGGGATCTCCTGCATCCTCGACGACGCCGTCTTCCCCGACCGCCCGGTCGTCGGCCTCGGCGGCTGGAAGCGCCATGTGGGCCCCGGGCTGCTGCCGGTGGTGGTCCTTCCGGGCCTGGAGATCGTCCTGGAGCGGAACGCGGCCCGCAGCGGGAACCGCCGCCTCAGCGACGAGGAGGTGGCGCGGATCCACGGCCGGATGGCGGGGTGGTACGGCTCCGGCCTGCCGATCATCGACAACTCCACGTACGACGTGGAGACCACGGCCCGCATGCTCGACGAGGTCGTCACCCGCTCCATCGCGAGCCCACCCAGCTGGTAA